The genomic window CCACCTTCGTGGCATCCGCCAAGGGCGCTCGCTGCGCAACGGCCGCCAGGGCGATCTCTTGCATCACCTCGTCGACCGCCTGGTGTTCGCCCAGGCGGGCCATGACCACGGTCCGTAGCCAACGATCATGTTCCGCCAGCGCCGCGCGCCAATCGACCTGATTGGAGCGCAGCGGCGCTATCCGGCCATCGGCGGCTGGTGTCGACTGACTCATGGCACGACAGAATAGTTGCCGCCCAGGGCGTCGTCTTGCGAATCCTGACCGACAATTTTCGGTGGAAAAGTGTCCCTCGTCGGAAGGACTCAAGCTGGGGATTTGGGCTGCCGCGCGTCAGGGCCCTACGATTGAAATCGCCCCAAAACTTCCAGCCGGTAGCCAGTGATCTGAAACCCTGCCGCCGCCAGACGCTCCGAGAGGCGGGGATCGAGCTTTTTCAACAGGTCGGGGTCGAAAGGCGTGGCCAGGTCGTGGACCTCGCCGGTCGCCACGTCCCGGAGGTGATAGTGCTCGCTCTCGCGAAATTCGTAGCGAGCGGCGTCGTCACCGTACGTCAGCTTGTTGGCCAAACCGACCTCGACCAAGGCCTCCAGGGCCTTATAGACGGTCGCCAGGCTAATCTTCGCCAGCGATTGCCGGACGGACAGGTAAACCTCTTCCGCAGAAGGATGGGTGTGAACCTGCGAGAGGTGTTCAAAAACCGCCGCACGTTGCTGCGTGTAGCGGCAGCCAGCCGATTCCAGGGCCGAGCGCAATGCGTCCCGGTCCTCCGTAAGAGGCGCTTTCTTTTCAATTCGGGCGCTGGCAGCGGACTTCCCCATCAAGCGCAACTATAGGCACGCGAACGGGAACCGTCAAGAAAACCGGGGCTCCGGCGCGGCTGGCAAGCCGCGGCGCAACGCATTGGCCTGCCCCCGGGGACCGGCTTATGATTTCCCTAGGGAATTGAACGCTGGCAACAGTTACGAACCGCAGGAGCCGCACCGTGGAAGGCCGCGAAATGTTGCCGGAGCACTTCATCAACCGCGAGATGAGCTGGCTGGAGTTCAACGCGCGCGTGCTGGAGGAGGCCGAGGACCCAGGCACGCCGCTCTTGGAGCGGGTGAAATTCCTGGCGATCTTTAGCTCCAACCTGGACGAGTTCTACATGGTCCGCGTGGCCGGCCTGCGCGAGCAGGCCTTTGGCGACGGCGCCCCGCAGGATTTTTCGCCGGACGGACTGCGGGCGTTGGCGCAGTTGGAACGCATCGCGCGTCGCACGCAAGAATTGGTCACGGCGCAATACCGTTGCTGGAACGAATCGATCGTGCCGTTGCTGGCGGCCGAGGGAATTCGACTGCTCAAGCCGGAAGACCTGAACGAAGGCCAACGTCGGCGGTTGGACAAGTTCTTCGTCGACCGCGCGATGCCGATTCTAACTCCCATGGCCGTCGACCCGGCGCACCCCAGCCCAAGGTTTCACAACCGCGGACTCTACCTGGCCGTGATGTTGCGCCGGCAAAAGGCGCTCGGGCCAAAGGAATTGTTCGCCGTCGTGCAAGTTCCGCAAGTGTTGCCACGGCTGGTGCCGGTCGGCGAAGGGGAACAGCACGACTTCATTCTCCTGGAGGACGCCGTCAGTTCGCGCTTGCCGGAGTTGTTCGGCGGGTTCGAGATCCTGACCAGCACGACATTCCGCCTGACGCGCGACAGTGATCTGGAATTGTTGCAGCAGGAATCGGACGACATGCTGCAACTGATTGACGAGCGCATCAAGGCGCGCCAACGCGCCGCGGCGGTGCGGATGGAAGTCGCCGAAGGGGGGAGCGAGCAACTCGTGCGGATGATCGTCGAAGACGAGGAGATGCGCGTCGCGCTCGCCGATTCCAACGATACGTACAACGAGGTCTTCCGCATCCCCGGCCCGCTCGACCTGACGGCGCTAACGGGGTTGTTGAAGATTCCCGGCAAGGAACATCTCCACGATCCCGCCTTCACGCCCGTCGCCTATTTCGGCGGCGAGCGCCCCGGCGGGGATATCTTCGCCGCGATCAAAAAGCACGACGTGCTGCTCCATCATCCGTTCGAGTCGTTCGACCCCGTGGTCGAGTTCGTCAATCGCGCAGCGAAAGATCCCAAGGTGCTGGCCATCAAGCAAACGCTCTATCGCACCAGCGGCGATTCGCCCATCACCCGGGCGCTGATCCTGGCGGCCGAAAACGGCAAGCACGTCACGGCGCTCGTGGAATTGAAAGCCCGGTTCGATGAGGAAGCCAACGTCGGCTGGGCCCGCAAACTGGAAACCGCCGGCGTCCACGTGGTGTTCGGCTTCCTGGACTTGAAAACGCATTGCAAGCTGTCGCTGGTCATCCGCCAGGAAGGCGAGGAGCTGCGCCGCTACGTGCATCTGGCGACCGGCAACTACAATCCCACGACGGCGCTCGTCTACACCGATTTGGGCTTGTTCACAGCCAACGATGATATGACGGACGACGCTTCGGCGTTGTTCAATTTGCTGACCGGCTATTCACAAGGGCGACCGTGGCGCAAGTTGATTGTCGCGCCGACCGATTTGCATCGTCGCACCATCGAGTTGATCGAAGCACAGACGTCCCGCGCGCAGGAAGGCCGGCCAGCTTACATCTTCGCCAAGATGAACGCACTCGTCGACAACCACGTCATCCAGGCGCTCTATCGCGCGAGCCAGGCGGGCGTCGAAATCGACCTCGTCGTGCGCGGCATTTGCTGCCTCCGCCCGGGCTTGCCCGGCGTGTCGGAACGTATCCGCGTGCGCAGCATCGTCGATCGCTTCCTGGAGCACAGCCGCATCTATGTGTTCGGCGTCGAGGACGAAGCCGAAGTCTTCCTCTCCAGCGCCGACTGGATGCCGCGCAACTTTTTCCGTCGTGTCGAGGTGATGTTCCCGATCGAGTCGGCAGTGCTCAAGGACCGTGTCCTGCAAGACTTCTTGCCGGTCTATTTGCGCGACAACGTGAAAGCCCGCGTATTAAACGCCGATGGCTCCTACACACGTCTGCGCCCGACGCCGGATGAAATCCCCTGCCGCGCGCAAGAGGAACTCCTCAAAGAAGCCGCCTCGGATCCGCCACCCAAAACAGCGGTAAGTCTACGCCCGGCGGCGATGCTGATCCCGGACCTGGCGGAATAGAGAGGTGGAATGTGGAATGAATGACGAATCTCGAAAGTTGAATGGTCGAACTGCGAAGTTGGCAAGTGACCATAAGCTCTCAGTTCGTCGACATTCAAGACTCTCTCTCTGCGTCTCAGCGCCTCCGCAGTTCATAAAGGTTTGCCGTCTCCTTCCTCTTCCGTGTTCTCCGCGGTGAAAATCCGGAGCGGCCCCGCCCATGTAATCCCGCGTTCCGGCCAAGTGAACCATCTGCGCAAAAAAAGCGCCCATAGCAGAGCGCTTGCTATGGGCGCAGCGGATGCCCCCTGATTCGGGAGTCATTCGGGGTACGGTTATGCAGCGAAGTAGCTCAACGCCACTCGCCGCAAATTGATTTGTGTTCGCTCTTGCCTGCTTTACTCCTCTACTCCTTTTTTCCTCCCCACTCCTCACTCCGCTCACGCAAACAGTTCCTCAATCACCTTGCCGCTGTTGGCGATCTTCATCGGCCGGCCGCTCTTGCTCGTGTAGGTCGTTTCCAACGGGATATCGAGCGACTTGAGGACCGTGGCCATCAGGTCTTCCGACGAATACGGCTTGGTGACGACTGCCGTGCCCGTGGCATTAGTCTCGCCCACGGCGATGCCCCCCTTCATGCCGGCGCCACCCACGACGACGCTCCAACTGCGCGCCCAGTGATCGCGTCCGGCGTTGCCGTTGATCTGCGGCGTGCGGCTGAATTCTCCCATCCAAATCACCGCCGTATCCTGAAGCAGGCCGCGCTCGGCGAGGTCCTCGACCAACGCGCTCATCGCCATGTCCAGTTCCGGCAGCTTCTGGTTCTGCAACGTTGGGAAGATGCCGGCGTGGTTGTCCCAACCGCCGAAATCGACCTCGATGAACGGCACGCCCGCCTCCACGAGCCGGCGCGCCATCAAGCAGCCGCGGCCGAAGCCGGTGTTGCCATAACGATCGCGCGCGGCCTGCGGTTCCTGATCCACTTTGAACGATTTCATCTGCTCGCTGGTCATCAGCGATACGGTCTTCTCGAGCACCTTGGCGTGGTCATTGGCCAGCTCGCCGCGGTTCTGCGATGCAAAACCAGTTTCCAACATCTGCAGCATTTTCATCCGCTGCATCAACCGATCTTCCGGCAATGCCACCTTCAAGTTCCGTACGTCGCCGTTGGAGCCGACCACGAACGGAGCGTAGGTCATGCCCAGGAAACCCGGACCTTCGCTGCCGCCGCCGATCGACACGAACGGCGGAACTTGCAGTTCCGGACGCGTCTCAATCAATTCGTGGCTGATCACCGCGCCGTAGCTCGGATGTTCGATGCTCGAGTTGGGGACGTAGCCGGTGTGCATGTAGTAACGACCGCGATCGTGATCCGCTTCGCGCGTGCTCATCGAACGGACGATCGACAGATGCTTCATCTGCTTGGCAATCAAAGGCAGATGTTCGCTGATCTGGACGTCGCCGGTCGTCGAAATTGGCTTGAACGGCCCGCCAGTGGTCGCGCCTGGCTTCAGATCCCAAAGGTCCAACGTCGAAGGTCCGCCCCCCATCCACAACAAGATGGCGGCCTTGTGATTCTTGCGCAACTTGTCGACGTTCGCGTGCAACGAACGCGTGAACGAAGTCGCCGGTAAGACCAGCGCCGAAGCGCCGGCCAGATGTCGCATAAAATGTCGCCGGGTCATCCCCGAGGGGAGCCCCGACCAATTGCCCGTCATGTGGTTTGCCCCGTGTGGATTGAGGAGAAAAGGAGCAGAGGAGTAAAGGAGCAAAGAATCTTGCTCACTGGCCGTTACTCCTCCACCGTCACCTTTCACCTCCCGCCGACCTACTTCTCCACCAGTCCGTGCTTCGAATACTCCATTACTCCTCTGCTCCTTTTCTCCTCCCTCTTGCCCCCTACCGATTGAAAATGAACTCGCCGCTGTTCAGCAGCGCCCACCAGACGTCCTGCATCGCGGCCGCGGTGTCTCCACCACGGGCATCGAGCAGGTCGTTAGCGGCCTGGATTTCCTGACCCGTCGGCCGGCGCCCCAGCGCCGCCAGATACAGCCGGTCCAAGCTCTCCGCGCGGTCATTGCTCTCGTAGACCAGCTTGTGCAGGAAGCTGCCTGGCTCGACGTTCACGGCGTGTTCGGTGATCTCGCCGTTCATCATCATCAACACCTGCGGAATCGTGCCGTTGAACGTCGTGGCTTCATCCCCTTCATCCGTGCCGAAGGCGAGAGTGAATTGCGCGAGCCATTCGGTCTTCGTGCGTTCCTGCTCTTCGTAACTGCCTTGCGTCTTGTCGGCCTCCGTGGCCACGAGCAGCGATTGATACATCTGCTCGGCTTCCATCTGCCGCATATAGAAGTGACTGAACAGCGGCTTCTCGCCCATCGAGGGGTCATCTTTCTCATTCTTGTAGCGCTTGCCGTAGGTGCTGGAGAGCGCGTACGGCTCCGAAAGGACGATCCACCGCATCAAACGCTTGAGATCATGTCCGCCGCCGGCGAACTCGACGCCCAATCGCGCGACTAACTCACTATTCGTGGGCGGATTGTGCGGTCCCATGTCGTCGATCGGCTTGGTGAAGCCATGGCCGAGGAAGTGGGACCACATCCGGTTAACGATCGCCTGGCCAAAGTTCGGCGACCGCACGATGAACTTCGCCAGTTCGGCGCGGCGGCGCACCGCGGCGACGCGCCCGCTGCGGTTCGCGATCTTTTGTCCGTCGACGAACACCGGATAAGCCGTGGCGGCGGTGCCGTTGCGCAACTCGTAATAGATCTCCGCATCATCCGGCTGCTGCCCGCTCTCGCCGCGGAAATCCACGTCGGTTAACGTGACGCCCGCGGTGTCGCCCGTGCCGGTGCGCGTCGCGCGGGCCTGCCGGAAGAAGGAGTTCAACTCCCAGAATTGATTCTGCTTCCAATCGTTGAACGGATGATTGTGGCACTGCGTGCACTGCACCTGCATGCCGAGGAAATGCCGGGCGGTCTTCGCCGTGGCGGCCGTGGCGTCGTCCTGCAAGTTGTCGGCGATGAAGTTCACCGCGCCGTTGTAGTTCTCGTCGCCAGGGCGGCCGGAACCTTCAGCGCTGACCAACTCGGTGACCATCTCGTCATACGGCTTGTTGCGCTGGAACGAACGGCGCAGGTACTGCTGCATCCCGGCGCGATTCGCGATGCTGTTGTTATTCGCCCCGCCAGAGCGCCCGATCAGCGAGTTCGTCCAGATCGTGGTCCAATTCCGCGCGTATTCCTCGGCGTAACGATCGGAACTGAGCAGCTCGTCGACCAGCTTTTCCTGTTTGTCTTTCGTGCGATTGTTCGCGTACTGCTGCAACTCGTCGATCGTCGGAATGCGGCCCAGCAGATCCAAGTAAACGCGACGGCACCATTCCGAATCGGTCGCGTCGGGCGAGGGCCCCACGGCCGCCGCCTGCCAGGCTTTGCGAATTTCCGCGTCGATAAAAGCGACGACTTCGGCGTCCGGCGTAGCGAGCGTTCGCTCGGCGACCGCCACCGCTTCAGTAGCAGATTCGTCGGGGGAATTGGAACCGTCGTTCCCCGGCGCGATCTTGACCACGACCGGCGCCTGGTCTTCCAGCGGCGAATCGTCGGCCGGCGCTGGCATGGCTTCCGGAGTCGATGGCTCTTGGGCTAACTGCGGCGCTTCATCCGGCGCGGCCTTGCCGTCCAAAGGCGGCTTCGGTTGTTCGGCGATCTGCGCGGCGTTATCGCCGCGATTCAGAAACATGCCGAGCGCGAGCAGCAGGCTCGCGGCCACCACCACGGCCAGCATCCACGGCAATGCATTTCGCCGGCGCTGTGGATAGCGACTCGCCACGCTGCTTGTGGCGGCGACCGTGACGATGGGCGCCGAGATTTCCGGCACGCTAAACGAAACACCTTCGCCGGCCGCCTGCCCCGAGCCGACCGGCGAAGGTGGGATCGCGACGGACTTCTGCCCATGCGCTCCGTTGGCAGCCACTCGACGAGCGGCGGCGGCGCGGAGCACACGGTCCGTCAAATCTGGAGGAGACTGCCCGGAAAGGAGTTCTTCCAGGCAGACCTCGAGAATTCGATCTTTGTGAGTACCCGACATGACGCCTATCTCTGTTTCCGTTCCACGCACTCGCGGAGCTGTTGCTTTGCCCGTTGCAACAAGTTCTTCGCCCCGTCCTCGCTCATGCCGAGCGAAGTGGCAATGCCAGCCCGCGAGGCCTCTTCTTGATACCGCAACTCAATCGCCCGTTTCGCCTTCTCGCCCAACGCTTGAAGGCATTCCTTCAGCGACGCGAGCAGGTGTTGCCCGGCGTCGTCCCCCGCCCAACGGCTCCAATCCAGATCCAACTCATCCAGATCGGCCACCGAGATGCTGCGATTCGCCCGACGCTGCAAGGAGATGAACAGGTTCCGCGCGACGGTTCGCAGGTAGGCCGCCGTGGCCGCTGGATTGAAGTCCGAAAAGGGCTTTTCCAGGACTGTCAAAAACGTCTCCTGCGTCAGGTCGTCGGCCGTCGACGCCTCGCACCCCAACGCCCGCAAGTAACGCCAGACACCCGCCTGATACGTCTTCACCAGACGAGCGACATCCGTTTCAGGCGCCGCGGTGTCCATCGTCATATCCTCTTAGCGATTAGCGGTCGTGAATGTACTCATTGAATAACGACTGGCCCGCAAATTTCCTGGGCCATCGCGCCCGGCCGGCATGGGCCGCTTCAACGCGCGTTGGTTTCCCCTACAATTTCAGCCTACTCTACCACGTTTGGATTCCACTCCCCCGTCCGGCCAACGATTCCAACATGTCCAGCTATTGGTCCGGCAAGGGAGTCGTAGTCACGGGCGCTTCCTCTGGGCTGGGCTTCGCCATCGCGCAAGCGGCGGCCGCGTCGGGCGCGAAAGTTGTCGTGGCCGCCCGCGGCGCCGACGCACTGGACGCCGCCGTGGAACGCATTCGCCAGGCCGGCGGCGACGCCCATGCCTTCCGCGCGGATGTGACGAACGAGGCTGAAGTCCATGACCTGGCCAAGGAATCTTTAGACCGCCTTGGCCGGGTGGACCTGCTGGTGAACTGCGCCGGCAAGTCCGCCCGCGGCGCCGCCCTAGAAACGACGCCGGACGACTTTCGGCACTTGCTCGAAGTGAACTTGATCTCGACCGTCATCTGTACTCGGGCGTTCGCCAAGGAACTGATCTCCCGGCGCGGCCACCTGGTGAATATCGGCTCGTTGGCCGGCAAATCGGCGGCGCGCTGGCTGGGCGCCTACGCCGCCGCCAAATTCGCGGTCACGGGCTACACCCAACAACTGCGATTGGAACTGGAACCGCAAGGTCTGCACGTAATGCTCGTTTGCCCGGGGCCGATTGCTCGCACCGAGCCTCGCCAACGCGATACCGATCGGCTCGACAATATCCCCGCCGAAGCGGCGACGGCCGGCGCGGGCGTGAAGACCAGCGCGCTCAATCCAACTTGGCTTGCGCAACGCATCTTGGATGGGTGCGAACGCCGCCGCCGCGAATTGGTTTACCCTCGCACGGCGCGCTTATTGTTCGCCATTTCGCAGCTCTCGCCTTCGCTCGGCGACCAGTTGGTGCGCTGGATGACCTGACAGGAAATGCACCGCCACTGGCGATCCAACACTCCCCGTCGTGGGGGATTTTATGGCCGAATCTCCGGTTAATTTTGTCTTCGTAACCTACGCAATCGTAAAACCTTATCGATCTGGAGGGCCGGCAACAGGCCTTCCACCCCCCTTTTTCGCGCCTCAAGGTCCCGCTATGCTGCCCCTCTTTCCAAAGTAGGTCGGCAATGAGAGCCGGCCCGATGGAGTTTTTCACTCTCAGAGGGGACATTTCCATGAAGCGGTTCTCGAAGCTGATTGCCTTGGGCTTGTTGGTCGTCGCTGGCGTGCTGGCGGTTGCGGAATCGGCGGACGCCGGTTGCCGTCGTGCCCGTCGTTGCCGTTCGCGTCGTAGCTGCGGCGAGTGCTGCGCTCCGGCCTGCGAAGCCCCGGTTTGCAATGGCTCGACTTGCGGCTAAGGCCGTATCCGCGGTCCCGCGACCGCGATTTCGGATAGCAATGGATCAGGCCGCCGAGGATTCGGCGGCCTGCTTCGTTTTCCACGGACGCGAATTCGCTATGATGACGGGCATTACCATTGGACGGATTTTGGTGACCCGCCATGACACCCCGCAATCTCTTTGCCCTGTTCCTGGTCTGCGGCGCTTCGCTGATCTGTTTTAACGAGGCCCGACTGCAGGGCGGTCGGTACGCCAAGATGTTCGGCACTTATGCCGAGGTGATGGACCAGATCGATCGGAAGTACCTCGAACCGACCGACGACCGGCGGATGTTCGAGGCGGCGCTCAATGGGATCGTCGGCTCCCTGGGCGACGAGTATTCGGCCTACATCCCGCCGCGCGAGGCCGATGCGCTGCGATCCGAGTTAGAACAAAAATTCGGCGGCGTAGGCGTTTCGGTTCTGAAAGACGAACAGACCGGCCGGCTCACGATCACCAGCCCGCTCTACAACACGCCCGCCTACAACGCGGGCATCATGCCCGGCGACGTGATCCTGGAAATCAACGGAGAGGATACGGCTCAGCTATCGATGGAAGACGCCACGGATCGCATGCGCGGCCCGATCGGTGAAATGGTGCGGCTGAAAATCGAGCGCGCTGGCGAACCGTCGCCGTTAGAGATGACGCTGGTCCGCGCCGAAATCGCCGTGGAAAGCGTCGTCGGCGACGGCCACGAGGCGGACGACCAATGGAGCTTCTTCCTGGAACGCGAGGACCGCATCGGCTACGTGCGGATCCGCTCGTTCGGTGAGAAAACGATCGATGAGTTGCAAACCGCCTTGGAATGGCTCAACGAACACAACGCCCGGGCGGTGATCCTCGACCTTCGCGATAACGCGGGCGGCTTGTTACACTCCGCCACGGAAACATGCGACATGTTTCTCGATAGCGGCGTGATTGTCAGCACTCGGGGACGTGGCGGCGTGGAAGTGGAACGCTTCACGGCAACCTCAGG from Planctomycetia bacterium includes these protein-coding regions:
- a CDS encoding transcriptional repressor: MGKSAASARIEKKAPLTEDRDALRSALESAGCRYTQQRAAVFEHLSQVHTHPSAEEVYLSVRQSLAKISLATVYKALEALVEVGLANKLTYGDDAARYEFRESEHYHLRDVATGEVHDLATPFDPDLLKKLDPRLSERLAAAGFQITGYRLEVLGRFQS
- the ppk1 gene encoding polyphosphate kinase 1, with the protein product MEGREMLPEHFINREMSWLEFNARVLEEAEDPGTPLLERVKFLAIFSSNLDEFYMVRVAGLREQAFGDGAPQDFSPDGLRALAQLERIARRTQELVTAQYRCWNESIVPLLAAEGIRLLKPEDLNEGQRRRLDKFFVDRAMPILTPMAVDPAHPSPRFHNRGLYLAVMLRRQKALGPKELFAVVQVPQVLPRLVPVGEGEQHDFILLEDAVSSRLPELFGGFEILTSTTFRLTRDSDLELLQQESDDMLQLIDERIKARQRAAAVRMEVAEGGSEQLVRMIVEDEEMRVALADSNDTYNEVFRIPGPLDLTALTGLLKIPGKEHLHDPAFTPVAYFGGERPGGDIFAAIKKHDVLLHHPFESFDPVVEFVNRAAKDPKVLAIKQTLYRTSGDSPITRALILAAENGKHVTALVELKARFDEEANVGWARKLETAGVHVVFGFLDLKTHCKLSLVIRQEGEELRRYVHLATGNYNPTTALVYTDLGLFTANDDMTDDASALFNLLTGYSQGRPWRKLIVAPTDLHRRTIELIEAQTSRAQEGRPAYIFAKMNALVDNHVIQALYRASQAGVEIDLVVRGICCLRPGLPGVSERIRVRSIVDRFLEHSRIYVFGVEDEAEVFLSSADWMPRNFFRRVEVMFPIESAVLKDRVLQDFLPVYLRDNVKARVLNADGSYTRLRPTPDEIPCRAQEELLKEAASDPPPKTAVSLRPAAMLIPDLAE
- a CDS encoding DUF1501 domain-containing protein — encoded protein: MRHLAGASALVLPATSFTRSLHANVDKLRKNHKAAILLWMGGGPSTLDLWDLKPGATTGGPFKPISTTGDVQISEHLPLIAKQMKHLSIVRSMSTREADHDRGRYYMHTGYVPNSSIEHPSYGAVISHELIETRPELQVPPFVSIGGGSEGPGFLGMTYAPFVVGSNGDVRNLKVALPEDRLMQRMKMLQMLETGFASQNRGELANDHAKVLEKTVSLMTSEQMKSFKVDQEPQAARDRYGNTGFGRGCLMARRLVEAGVPFIEVDFGGWDNHAGIFPTLQNQKLPELDMAMSALVEDLAERGLLQDTAVIWMGEFSRTPQINGNAGRDHWARSWSVVVGGAGMKGGIAVGETNATGTAVVTKPYSSEDLMATVLKSLDIPLETTYTSKSGRPMKIANSGKVIEELFA
- a CDS encoding DUF1549 domain-containing protein, translating into MSGTHKDRILEVCLEELLSGQSPPDLTDRVLRAAAARRVAANGAHGQKSVAIPPSPVGSGQAAGEGVSFSVPEISAPIVTVAATSSVASRYPQRRRNALPWMLAVVVAASLLLALGMFLNRGDNAAQIAEQPKPPLDGKAAPDEAPQLAQEPSTPEAMPAPADDSPLEDQAPVVVKIAPGNDGSNSPDESATEAVAVAERTLATPDAEVVAFIDAEIRKAWQAAAVGPSPDATDSEWCRRVYLDLLGRIPTIDELQQYANNRTKDKQEKLVDELLSSDRYAEEYARNWTTIWTNSLIGRSGGANNNSIANRAGMQQYLRRSFQRNKPYDEMVTELVSAEGSGRPGDENYNGAVNFIADNLQDDATAATAKTARHFLGMQVQCTQCHNHPFNDWKQNQFWELNSFFRQARATRTGTGDTAGVTLTDVDFRGESGQQPDDAEIYYELRNGTAATAYPVFVDGQKIANRSGRVAAVRRRAELAKFIVRSPNFGQAIVNRMWSHFLGHGFTKPIDDMGPHNPPTNSELVARLGVEFAGGGHDLKRLMRWIVLSEPYALSSTYGKRYKNEKDDPSMGEKPLFSHFYMRQMEAEQMYQSLLVATEADKTQGSYEEQERTKTEWLAQFTLAFGTDEGDEATTFNGTIPQVLMMMNGEITEHAVNVEPGSFLHKLVYESNDRAESLDRLYLAALGRRPTGQEIQAANDLLDARGGDTAAAMQDVWWALLNSGEFIFNR
- a CDS encoding sigma-70 family RNA polymerase sigma factor, coding for MDTAAPETDVARLVKTYQAGVWRYLRALGCEASTADDLTQETFLTVLEKPFSDFNPAATAAYLRTVARNLFISLQRRANRSISVADLDELDLDWSRWAGDDAGQHLLASLKECLQALGEKAKRAIELRYQEEASRAGIATSLGMSEDGAKNLLQRAKQQLRECVERKQR
- a CDS encoding SDR family NAD(P)-dependent oxidoreductase — encoded protein: MSSYWSGKGVVVTGASSGLGFAIAQAAAASGAKVVVAARGADALDAAVERIRQAGGDAHAFRADVTNEAEVHDLAKESLDRLGRVDLLVNCAGKSARGAALETTPDDFRHLLEVNLISTVICTRAFAKELISRRGHLVNIGSLAGKSAARWLGAYAAAKFAVTGYTQQLRLELEPQGLHVMLVCPGPIARTEPRQRDTDRLDNIPAEAATAGAGVKTSALNPTWLAQRILDGCERRRRELVYPRTARLLFAISQLSPSLGDQLVRWMT
- a CDS encoding S41 family peptidase, translating into MTPRNLFALFLVCGASLICFNEARLQGGRYAKMFGTYAEVMDQIDRKYLEPTDDRRMFEAALNGIVGSLGDEYSAYIPPREADALRSELEQKFGGVGVSVLKDEQTGRLTITSPLYNTPAYNAGIMPGDVILEINGEDTAQLSMEDATDRMRGPIGEMVRLKIERAGEPSPLEMTLVRAEIAVESVVGDGHEADDQWSFFLEREDRIGYVRIRSFGEKTIDELQTALEWLNEHNARAVILDLRDNAGGLLHSATETCDMFLDSGVIVSTRGRGGVEVERFTATSGTLWDAKRPVVILINEYSASAAEIFAACLQDHGAAIVVGEQSWGKGSVQEVLPLEGGRSVLKLTTASFWRPSGKNIHRRGPRDQNTGDWGVRPDEGNEVKLTEDEFKEMVRRRRERDVIRRSSPMAPPPAQDSDPQLRKALEVALSKLTAA